The following are from one region of the Yoonia sp. R2331 genome:
- a CDS encoding LacI family DNA-binding transcriptional regulator produces MTNNRARMGDVAALSGLSRSTVDRVLNGRAGVRAETVARVEAAMRSLGYAPSSLSARKVVAHKNVALVLPEGTNPFFDVVFRSAGQISGLDAFVGHTFHSHRYDTYAPDSVIPVLQSLPPETDALVIVGVDNDDVTDALSGLSARGVRVITIISDAPRAQRFAYVGQDNFATGCTAARLLATMIPQGAGEVALLLGHLQFRHLLDRMSGFRQTLGLSRPDLTVIQPAAYGSDPAMTGQVVAELAARGDALRGVYLAGGGQPSLIDAFADGCPAPLKIIGHEITPYTRKALNEGRFQAVLAHDMDRVMQQALEVALDLRSPEDVHCAINIFVRDNLPD; encoded by the coding sequence ATGACGAACAACCGGGCACGCATGGGTGATGTCGCCGCATTAAGCGGCCTCTCGCGGTCCACGGTCGACCGGGTTTTGAATGGTCGGGCCGGTGTCCGCGCGGAAACCGTGGCGCGGGTTGAGGCAGCAATGCGGTCTCTGGGCTATGCGCCTTCATCCCTGTCGGCCCGCAAGGTCGTTGCCCACAAGAACGTCGCACTTGTCCTGCCGGAAGGCACCAACCCGTTTTTTGATGTGGTCTTTCGCAGCGCGGGCCAAATCTCGGGCCTTGACGCTTTTGTCGGGCATACATTCCACAGCCACCGCTATGATACCTATGCACCGGACAGCGTGATCCCGGTGCTGCAATCGCTGCCACCCGAGACGGATGCGCTGGTAATTGTGGGTGTCGACAATGATGATGTGACCGATGCGCTCAGCGGGCTGAGCGCGCGCGGCGTGCGGGTGATCACCATCATCTCGGATGCCCCGCGCGCGCAGCGATTTGCTTATGTCGGACAGGATAATTTTGCCACCGGGTGCACCGCTGCACGCCTGCTGGCGACAATGATACCCCAAGGCGCGGGCGAAGTGGCACTTTTGCTGGGGCACCTGCAGTTTCGGCACCTGCTGGACCGCATGTCAGGTTTTCGTCAAACGCTGGGGTTGTCGCGCCCAGATCTGACCGTCATCCAGCCCGCAGCCTATGGCAGTGACCCGGCCATGACCGGCCAGGTCGTGGCAGAGCTTGCCGCGCGAGGTGATGCACTGCGCGGGGTCTATCTGGCCGGTGGGGGACAGCCGTCACTGATTGATGCCTTTGCCGATGGCTGTCCAGCACCGCTAAAGATTATCGGGCACGAGATAACACCCTATACCCGCAAGGCCTTGAATGAAGGACGTTTTCAGGCCGTATTGGCCCATGACATGGACCGTGTGATGCAGCAGGCGCTTGAAGTGGCTCTTGATCTCCGCAGCCCCGAAGACGTGCATTGCGCGATCAATATCTTCGTCCGTGACAACTTGCCGGACTAG
- a CDS encoding acyl-CoA dehydrogenase family protein — MSDKLDTILAAAHAHAMDVIAPNVDAWNAAKSWPRDASDQAGAAGLTGLYAPEEWGGQGLPLSEGIQVYEQLGLGDGAYAFALSMHNICTFAGCGYGTDAFKAKWARDLTSGRKLANFALTEPQSGSDPMKMYTRAHINDDGTWTISGSKAWVSLATEADIYFTVVKTSDAPGHKDMAMIAIPADAPGVSFGPRYDTASYNFLPLSEMYLDNVVVSEDNIILPVGQGLQGSLMAIDIARVSIASGCCGLMQAALDAALSYSKNRKMFGGKNLDLDGIQWMLGEVATDLEASKLLYRKAAEALGTPEGPLMAAHAKRFVPDAAVKAANTCTQVLGGMGLLQPYGLDRLSRLAQMLRIVDGTTEISRVVIGRALQKRAATLPDLPVPKGFGETAEGAASVAAE, encoded by the coding sequence ATGTCAGATAAACTGGACACCATTCTCGCGGCCGCGCACGCGCACGCGATGGATGTCATCGCCCCAAACGTGGACGCGTGGAACGCTGCGAAGTCGTGGCCACGCGATGCATCGGATCAGGCAGGTGCTGCCGGTCTGACCGGGCTTTATGCGCCTGAAGAATGGGGCGGTCAGGGCTTGCCATTGTCTGAAGGCATTCAGGTTTACGAACAATTGGGTCTGGGCGACGGGGCTTATGCCTTTGCCCTGTCGATGCACAATATCTGCACCTTCGCAGGCTGCGGATACGGGACCGACGCGTTCAAGGCAAAATGGGCGCGTGACCTGACCTCGGGCCGCAAGCTGGCGAACTTCGCGTTGACAGAGCCGCAATCCGGCTCTGACCCAATGAAGATGTACACGCGCGCGCACATCAATGACGATGGCACGTGGACGATCAGTGGATCAAAGGCCTGGGTCAGTCTGGCGACCGAGGCGGATATCTACTTCACCGTCGTCAAAACCAGCGACGCACCGGGCCACAAAGACATGGCGATGATCGCCATTCCGGCAGATGCACCGGGGGTCAGCTTTGGCCCGCGCTATGATACCGCGTCCTACAACTTTCTGCCGTTGTCCGAGATGTACCTCGACAATGTTGTGGTCAGCGAAGACAACATCATTCTTCCCGTTGGTCAGGGCCTGCAAGGATCGCTGATGGCAATTGATATTGCGCGGGTTTCCATCGCGTCAGGGTGCTGTGGTCTTATGCAAGCGGCCCTTGATGCCGCACTTTCCTATTCAAAGAATCGGAAGATGTTTGGTGGGAAAAACCTCGATCTCGATGGGATTCAGTGGATGCTTGGTGAAGTGGCGACTGACCTGGAAGCGTCGAAGTTGCTCTACCGCAAAGCCGCCGAGGCGCTTGGCACCCCAGAAGGTCCCTTGATGGCTGCCCATGCAAAGCGGTTTGTGCCGGACGCAGCGGTGAAAGCTGCCAATACCTGCACGCAAGTTCTGGGTGGGATGGGGCTTTTGCAGCCCTATGGTTTGGATCGCCTGTCGCGTCTTGCGCAGATGCTTCGGATCGTCGACGGCACGACAGAGATCAGCCGCGTCGTCATCGGGCGCGCCCTTCAAAAGCGTGCAGCAACCTTGCCAGACCTGCCAGTACCCAAAGGGTTTGGCGAGACGGCGGAAGGCGCAGCCTCGGTTGCCGCCGAGTAA
- a CDS encoding AraC family transcriptional regulator ligand-binding domain-containing protein, with the protein MIKDTSPLISTVSGQFVADWLDALRPLCADDHFHSLLDRADLQPDHHNPHGRVTLDQIVRLYQLAAVETGDEMMGLWSRPIRPRALQHLLTSVREATSLASALYRFSTFWNLLLDDYQCALIETEDALTLKLNPQADHAVQRFGHMLILKLAHGLLSWLARHEVAVKGVGFAFARPDFEEDYAVIFPSQVQFGQPVTSLSFSFDALGPVQVRSTADLDRFLEKAPRDWIFTRSQEHTQSLRVRTYLSQAGWDSANLTEAANAMHMTPRTLIRKLEADGTTFQAIKDALRRDIAIRHLQTGLYSIEAIAHEVGFSSAANLHKAFQRWTGNTPSSYRRKPSVDA; encoded by the coding sequence ATGATCAAAGATACATCGCCTCTGATATCGACGGTTTCAGGTCAATTTGTTGCCGATTGGCTAGATGCGCTGCGTCCTCTTTGTGCCGATGATCACTTTCATTCACTTTTGGATCGCGCAGATCTGCAACCGGACCATCATAATCCCCATGGCCGGGTGACGCTTGACCAGATCGTCCGACTTTACCAGTTGGCTGCCGTTGAAACGGGTGATGAGATGATGGGGCTTTGGTCACGTCCTATTCGCCCGCGGGCCCTGCAACACCTTCTGACCTCGGTTCGCGAAGCGACATCGCTGGCCTCTGCGCTGTACCGGTTTTCAACGTTTTGGAACCTGTTGTTGGATGACTATCAATGCGCACTGATCGAAACAGAGGATGCGTTGACGCTGAAGCTTAATCCGCAAGCGGACCATGCAGTCCAACGGTTTGGGCATATGCTGATCCTAAAGCTTGCCCACGGTCTGCTGTCCTGGCTAGCGCGGCATGAAGTGGCTGTCAAAGGCGTGGGCTTTGCCTTTGCGCGCCCGGACTTCGAAGAAGACTATGCTGTGATCTTTCCTTCGCAAGTCCAATTTGGCCAACCGGTCACATCGCTTTCGTTTTCGTTTGATGCCCTGGGGCCTGTTCAGGTGCGAAGTACGGCTGATTTGGACCGGTTTCTGGAAAAAGCACCGCGCGACTGGATCTTTACGCGATCCCAAGAACACACGCAGTCATTGCGCGTCCGCACCTACCTGAGCCAGGCAGGATGGGACAGTGCAAACCTGACCGAGGCAGCGAACGCCATGCACATGACGCCGCGCACGCTGATCCGAAAGTTAGAGGCCGACGGCACAACGTTTCAGGCGATCAAGGACGCCTTGCGCCGCGATATCGCGATCCGCCATTTGCAAACAGGGCTCTACTCGATCGAGGCCATCGCACATGAGGTCGGGTTCTCATCGGCGGCCAATTTGCACAAGGCATTTCAAAGATGGACCGGCAACACACCCAGTTCGTATCGGCGTAAACCATCCGTCGATGCATAG
- a CDS encoding aminopeptidase P family protein, producing the protein MDGTSNRTTRPEFYRFHQGEKTLPFANTEYEARLTGLRAIMADKGVEACVLTSMHNVAYYSGFLYCAFGRPYAQVVTATDTVTFSAGIDAAQPWRRCYGDNITYTDWQRNNYWRAILSVTGPGKVIGFEGDHLSVAQMALLEDFLSPAATVDIAPATMTQRMHKSTAELDLIRAGAATADVGGYAIRDAIKVGAREIDIAMAGRDAMELEIARRFPDAEYRDTWVWFQSGLNSDGAHNPVTSRRLERGDILSLNTFPMISGYYTALERTLFVGDVDPASLRVWEANVAAHELGMRLLKPGASCAEVTNQINAFFAERDLLQYRTFGYGHSFGVLSHYYGREAGLELREDIDTVLEPGMVISMEPMLTIPVDEPGAGGYREHDILIITEDGNQNITGFPFGPQSNVIGS; encoded by the coding sequence ATGGACGGAACATCCAACCGCACAACACGCCCCGAGTTCTACCGCTTTCACCAGGGCGAAAAGACACTGCCATTTGCCAACACCGAGTATGAGGCACGCCTGACCGGCTTGCGCGCGATCATGGCCGACAAGGGGGTAGAGGCTTGCGTGCTGACCTCCATGCATAACGTCGCCTACTACTCCGGCTTTCTCTATTGCGCCTTCGGGCGGCCCTATGCGCAGGTGGTCACGGCAACCGATACGGTAACTTTCAGCGCAGGCATTGATGCAGCCCAGCCGTGGCGGCGGTGTTACGGCGACAACATTACCTATACCGACTGGCAACGGAACAACTACTGGCGCGCAATCCTGTCCGTGACAGGTCCGGGCAAAGTCATCGGTTTCGAGGGCGATCATCTCTCTGTCGCGCAAATGGCTCTCTTGGAGGATTTCCTGTCACCCGCAGCCACGGTTGATATCGCGCCCGCCACCATGACCCAACGGATGCACAAATCCACAGCAGAGCTAGACCTGATCCGGGCAGGGGCCGCTACCGCAGACGTCGGCGGCTATGCCATCCGTGACGCGATCAAGGTCGGCGCACGCGAGATTGACATCGCCATGGCGGGCCGCGACGCGATGGAGCTTGAAATCGCCCGCCGGTTTCCAGATGCCGAATACCGCGACACATGGGTCTGGTTCCAATCGGGTCTCAACTCCGATGGCGCGCATAACCCGGTGACCAGTCGCCGGTTGGAACGTGGCGACATCCTCAGCCTCAATACCTTTCCGATGATCTCTGGCTACTACACGGCGCTGGAACGCACGCTGTTTGTCGGGGACGTGGATCCGGCGTCGCTGCGGGTTTGGGAAGCGAACGTTGCCGCCCACGAACTGGGCATGCGCCTGCTCAAACCCGGCGCGTCCTGCGCCGAGGTCACCAACCAGATCAATGCGTTTTTTGCTGAACGCGATCTGCTGCAATATCGCACCTTTGGCTACGGCCATTCGTTCGGTGTGCTCAGCCACTACTACGGGCGTGAAGCGGGGTTGGAACTGCGCGAAGATATCGACACCGTGTTGGAACCGGGCATGGTCATCTCAATGGAACCGATGCTGACCATCCCAGTGGACGAGCCGGGCGCCGGCGGCTACCGCGAGCATGACATCCTGATCATCACCGAAGATGGTAACCAGAACATTACTGGCTTCCCCTTTGGACCGCAGTCCAACGTGATCGGTTCTTAG
- a CDS encoding DNA gyrase inhibitor YacG, producing MADCPICARPTDAKYRPFCSKRCADVDLAKWLTGGYAIPAADSDDPDDAPPLPPTDDTAH from the coding sequence ATGGCCGATTGCCCGATTTGTGCCCGCCCCACAGATGCCAAATACCGCCCGTTCTGTTCCAAACGCTGCGCGGATGTGGACCTCGCCAAATGGCTGACTGGTGGCTATGCAATCCCGGCGGCTGACAGCGATGACCCTGACGATGCACCGCCGCTGCCGCCGACCGACGACACTGCGCACTAA
- a CDS encoding ribonuclease E/G — protein MKGRTIVLDHLNGVEAAARLLDGKLDDLLVDAPDAPRPGAIFRGICDRPLKGQGGMMLRLPDGDTAFLRQGKGLRPGQPLLVQVTGYAEGGKAVPVTDRVLFKSRYAIVTPGKPGANISRQIADDDEIDRLRLLINETYDAEHGLILRSSCAGADEEAIVDDINAMLALADAVLADATGTDPEALTEGDGPHLVAWREWVAPADVVTEPGSFDHLGVLDQIEALSNPMVPLDDGTMYVEPTRALVAVDVNTGGDTSPAAALKANLAAARALPRALRLRGLGGQITVDFAPMSKAHRKQLEQSLRAVFKADGIETSLVGWTPMGCFELQRKRERRPFKGIA, from the coding sequence ATGAAGGGCCGCACAATTGTTCTGGACCATCTGAACGGGGTCGAGGCTGCGGCCCGCCTTCTTGACGGCAAGCTTGATGACCTGTTGGTCGATGCGCCCGACGCCCCGCGCCCCGGCGCGATCTTTCGCGGCATCTGTGACCGGCCCTTGAAGGGGCAGGGCGGCATGATGCTCCGCCTGCCCGATGGCGACACGGCGTTCCTGCGGCAGGGCAAGGGGCTGCGCCCCGGCCAACCACTGCTGGTGCAGGTCACTGGCTACGCCGAAGGCGGCAAAGCCGTGCCGGTGACCGATCGCGTGTTGTTCAAAAGCCGCTATGCCATCGTCACGCCGGGCAAACCCGGCGCCAATATCAGCCGCCAGATCGCTGATGATGATGAAATTGACCGCCTGCGCCTGTTGATCAATGAAACCTATGATGCCGAACACGGTCTGATCCTGCGGTCGTCTTGCGCTGGCGCCGACGAAGAAGCAATCGTCGACGATATCAACGCCATGCTGGCCCTCGCAGATGCCGTCTTGGCCGATGCCACCGGCACCGACCCCGAAGCACTGACCGAAGGCGATGGCCCGCATCTTGTGGCTTGGCGCGAATGGGTGGCACCCGCCGATGTGGTGACCGAGCCAGGCAGTTTTGACCACCTTGGCGTGCTCGACCAGATCGAGGCGCTCAGCAATCCGATGGTGCCTTTGGACGATGGCACCATGTATGTCGAACCGACCCGCGCGCTGGTCGCGGTGGATGTGAATACCGGCGGCGATACCTCGCCAGCCGCGGCGCTCAAGGCGAACCTTGCCGCCGCCCGCGCCCTGCCGCGTGCCTTGCGCCTACGCGGGCTTGGCGGCCAGATCACCGTTGATTTCGCGCCGATGTCCAAGGCCCACCGCAAGCAGTTGGAACAATCGCTGCGTGCCGTGTTCAAGGCTGATGGCATCGAAACCTCGCTTGTGGGCTGGACCCCGATGGGCTGCTTTGAATTGCAGCGCAAGCGCGAACGCCGCCCGTTCAAAGGGATCGCGTGA
- a CDS encoding nucleoside triphosphate pyrophosphatase, whose amino-acid sequence MTTLTPDPSLKLILGSGSPRRLELLAQIGVTPHAIRPPDIDEDPAKGEVPRDYVNRIAAEKAAAVAITDDELVLCADTTVALGRRILGKPADADEAHAFLTLLSGRRHKVITAMAVKRGDRIWQKDVQSTVAVKRLSAAEIDWYLATGDWQGKAGGYAIQGPASAFIPWINGSFHAVMGLPLPETAGLLTAAGFPLFKGDT is encoded by the coding sequence ATGACAACCCTCACCCCCGATCCCAGCCTCAAACTGATCCTCGGCTCTGGCTCGCCCCGGCGGCTGGAATTGCTGGCGCAGATCGGCGTCACCCCACACGCTATCCGCCCCCCCGACATTGACGAGGATCCGGCCAAAGGCGAAGTGCCGCGCGACTACGTCAACCGGATCGCCGCTGAAAAGGCCGCTGCCGTTGCCATCACAGATGATGAACTGGTGCTCTGCGCCGATACCACCGTGGCCCTTGGCCGCCGCATCTTGGGCAAACCCGCCGACGCGGACGAGGCGCATGCCTTTCTGACCCTGCTCTCGGGCCGTCGCCACAAGGTGATCACCGCCATGGCTGTCAAACGTGGCGACCGCATCTGGCAAAAGGACGTGCAGTCCACTGTCGCCGTCAAACGCCTGTCTGCGGCGGAAATCGACTGGTACCTCGCAACCGGCGACTGGCAGGGCAAGGCAGGCGGCTATGCCATCCAAGGGCCGGCCTCGGCCTTTATCCCGTGGATCAACGGGTCTTTTCACGCGGTCATGGGCCTGCCGCTGCCCGAAACCGCCGGGCTCTTGACCGCCGCAGGCTTCCCGCTTTTCAAAGGTGACACATGA
- the infA gene encoding translation initiation factor IF-1, with protein sequence MAKEDILEFPGVVKELLPNATFRVELENGHEIIAHTAGKMRKNRIRVLAGDKVQVEMTPYDLTKGRINYRFK encoded by the coding sequence ATGGCCAAGGAAGATATTCTCGAATTCCCCGGTGTCGTGAAGGAACTTCTGCCGAACGCGACATTTCGGGTCGAACTTGAGAACGGCCATGAGATCATCGCGCATACGGCAGGCAAGATGCGCAAGAACCGCATCCGGGTTCTGGCTGGCGACAAGGTGCAGGTCGAAATGACCCCCTATGATTTGACCAAAGGTCGGATCAACTATCGGTTTAAGTAG
- a CDS encoding DUF5765 domain-containing protein, which produces MRLTRENIKGKGSFGVFLPGQTPQGNAKDDEGRRMCWSMGASVGMSAVGIAATGYLIAKGKPAPMWLPVAYFTGMEILQALSYPVVDQCSLRSNQLVTLLGYVHIAFQPLFFNILCLFALPVAYAQRIRWPVFALCLVSAAGSLAMLYPLESAGLCDDERMMCARRMCTYMGEWHLAWELPFNGWGNGYRDHWFLWIAEDGFIAYQAAFFFMPMIYGAWRLALYFYVTGPFLVQFLTDNLDEQPAIWCLLSIAMLIILLTPKVWPWFTVKRAPIWMRWAA; this is translated from the coding sequence ATGCGCCTGACGCGCGAAAATATCAAGGGCAAAGGCAGCTTTGGGGTTTTTTTGCCCGGCCAAACGCCGCAGGGTAACGCAAAGGACGACGAGGGGCGGCGCATGTGTTGGTCGATGGGGGCATCAGTTGGGATGTCGGCGGTAGGGATCGCCGCGACGGGGTACCTGATCGCCAAGGGCAAACCTGCGCCGATGTGGCTGCCGGTGGCCTATTTCACCGGCATGGAGATCTTGCAGGCCCTGTCCTATCCGGTGGTCGATCAGTGTAGCTTGCGGTCAAACCAATTAGTGACCCTGCTGGGCTATGTCCACATCGCGTTTCAGCCACTGTTCTTCAACATCCTATGCCTGTTTGCGTTGCCGGTGGCCTATGCCCAGCGCATCCGCTGGCCGGTTTTTGCGCTGTGTCTGGTGTCGGCGGCAGGATCGCTTGCGATGCTCTATCCCCTTGAATCGGCAGGCTTATGTGACGATGAGCGCATGATGTGCGCGCGCCGGATGTGCACCTATATGGGCGAATGGCATCTTGCCTGGGAGTTGCCGTTCAACGGCTGGGGCAACGGGTACCGGGATCATTGGTTCCTGTGGATCGCAGAGGACGGGTTCATCGCCTATCAGGCTGCGTTCTTCTTTATGCCGATGATCTATGGGGCGTGGCGGCTGGCGCTCTATTTCTACGTCACCGGGCCATTTCTGGTGCAATTCCTGACCGATAACCTCGACGAGCAGCCCGCGATCTGGTGCCTGCTGTCGATTGCCATGCTGATCATTCTGCTGACACCCAAGGTCTGGCCGTGGTTCACGGTCAAACGCGCGCCCATCTGGATGCGGTGGGCCGCGTGA
- a CDS encoding carbon-nitrogen hydrolase family protein, which produces MKLAVAAYTPEWHLAWDALAAKLDAWVAEASAQGADLAVFPEYAGAEVALIGAPGADPGPVAWRDAMAAKADDWVALNSALAQRHQITLLAGSIAQGSGGGVVNAAHLCLPSGAIGTQPKIIPTPYERIEMQVTGGRGLTLFDTPLGRIGILICYDSEFPMLARALIAAGADMILVPSCTEFPAGQTRVRQSARARAIEGQCLIVQAPLVGDVPGCDVVSANTGRAGVFCPPDYGLPSDGIIAQGETDAPGWTFADVDPAQIAAARTTGQVGNFADWPLQDGIAATLTPL; this is translated from the coding sequence ATGAAACTTGCCGTAGCAGCCTACACCCCCGAATGGCACCTGGCGTGGGACGCGCTTGCGGCCAAGCTGGACGCATGGGTTGCCGAGGCATCGGCGCAGGGCGCTGATCTGGCGGTCTTTCCTGAATATGCCGGGGCAGAGGTTGCGCTTATTGGCGCGCCGGGGGCGGACCCCGGCCCGGTGGCGTGGCGCGATGCGATGGCGGCCAAGGCGGACGATTGGGTCGCACTCAACAGCGCGTTGGCTCAACGCCACCAGATCACGCTGCTGGCAGGCTCAATTGCGCAGGGTAGTGGCGGCGGTGTCGTCAATGCTGCACACCTTTGCTTGCCCAGCGGGGCCATTGGCACCCAGCCCAAGATCATCCCAACGCCATACGAGCGCATTGAAATGCAGGTCACCGGGGGCAGGGGATTGACCCTCTTCGACACGCCCCTTGGCCGGATCGGAATCTTGATCTGCTATGACAGCGAATTCCCAATGCTGGCGCGCGCGCTGATCGCCGCAGGCGCGGATATGATCCTTGTCCCGTCCTGCACCGAATTCCCCGCTGGTCAGACCCGCGTGCGGCAATCCGCCCGCGCCCGCGCGATCGAGGGGCAATGCCTGATCGTGCAAGCACCGCTTGTGGGTGATGTGCCGGGGTGTGATGTGGTCAGCGCCAACACTGGGCGCGCGGGCGTGTTTTGCCCGCCGGATTACGGCCTGCCCTCTGACGGGATCATCGCCCAAGGTGAAACCGATGCCCCCGGATGGACCTTTGCCGATGTTGACCCCGCCCAGATCGCGGCTGCACGCACGACGGGGCAGGTGGGCAATTTCGCCGATTGGCCGCTGCAAGACGGCATCGCGGCCACGCTCACGCCATTGTAA
- a CDS encoding GNAT family N-acetyltransferase has protein sequence MTLTYQTVTGEGIAALVPDLAALRIAVFRDWPYLYAGSQQNEERYLASYATARAGVIVVARDEGRIVGAASGMALEDHADDFGAALPDVDPADVFYCAESVLLLPYRGQGAGLRFFAEREAQARAAGRRYAMFCAVMRPADHPARPDDYVPLDAFWRRRGYAPVEGAVAQFAWHDVGADEETTKPLQVWLKDLTA, from the coding sequence ATGACCCTGACCTATCAGACGGTGACTGGCGAGGGGATCGCCGCATTGGTGCCAGATCTGGCAGCACTTCGGATCGCTGTATTTCGGGACTGGCCCTATCTTTATGCCGGATCACAGCAGAACGAGGAGCGGTATCTGGCAAGTTATGCCACCGCGCGCGCTGGCGTGATCGTCGTGGCGCGCGACGAAGGCAGGATTGTCGGTGCGGCGTCGGGCATGGCGCTGGAAGATCACGCAGATGACTTTGGCGCGGCGCTGCCGGATGTGGACCCGGCGGACGTCTTCTATTGCGCGGAAAGCGTGCTGTTGTTGCCTTATCGCGGGCAGGGGGCCGGGCTGCGTTTCTTTGCAGAACGCGAGGCACAGGCGCGCGCCGCAGGTCGGCGTTATGCGATGTTCTGCGCGGTGATGCGGCCCGCTGACCATCCCGCGCGCCCCGATGATTATGTGCCACTTGATGCATTCTGGCGCAGACGTGGCTATGCCCCTGTAGAAGGGGCTGTGGCGCAATTCGCGTGGCACGATGTGGGCGCAGATGAAGAGACGACAAAGCCCTTGCAAGTCTGGCTCAAGGATTTGACGGCGTGA
- a CDS encoding nuclear transport factor 2 family protein, whose translation MDARSTLERYFAAFNAGDVDGMLTCLTDDVAHHVNEGAVRVGRDQFAAFCIHMNRCYREELTEMVLFSTDDGTRGAAEFMVNGTYLETDDGLPPAHGQTYRLPGASLMTLRDGLICRVTTYYNLADWLKQVS comes from the coding sequence ATGGACGCCAGATCAACCTTGGAACGCTACTTTGCGGCCTTTAACGCAGGCGATGTGGATGGGATGCTGACCTGTCTGACGGACGATGTGGCGCATCACGTGAACGAAGGCGCTGTGCGCGTCGGGCGGGACCAATTTGCCGCGTTCTGCATCCATATGAATCGCTGCTACCGCGAAGAACTGACCGAGATGGTGCTGTTTTCGACGGATGATGGCACGCGCGGTGCGGCAGAATTCATGGTCAACGGCACCTATCTGGAAACCGATGACGGCCTGCCGCCCGCGCACGGCCAGACCTACCGGCTGCCGGGTGCCTCGCTGATGACGCTGCGCGACGGGCTGATTTGCCGGGTCACCACCTATTACAACCTAGCGGACTGGCTGAAACAGGTGTCATGA
- a CDS encoding low molecular weight phosphatase family protein translates to MKETPATIQPLPQSVLFCCDHNAVRSPMAEGIMKQLYGMRSYIQSVGVKNDLEIDGFAIAVCQEIGVELARHRSRSFDEMEDWGDDLSSFDLVLALSPASQRRALDLTQFYHLEVEYWPILDPTGMGDNRDARLALYRQARDQIRNRLIARFGPAME, encoded by the coding sequence ATGAAAGAGACGCCCGCAACCATTCAGCCCCTGCCGCAGTCGGTGCTGTTTTGTTGCGACCACAATGCTGTCCGCTCGCCAATGGCCGAAGGCATCATGAAGCAGCTTTATGGGATGCGGTCCTATATTCAGTCGGTGGGCGTCAAGAACGATCTGGAAATCGACGGCTTTGCCATCGCTGTCTGTCAGGAAATCGGCGTCGAACTGGCCCGCCACCGCAGCCGCAGCTTTGACGAGATGGAAGATTGGGGCGATGACCTGTCATCCTTTGATCTGGTGTTGGCACTCTCGCCCGCCAGTCAGCGCCGTGCGCTTGATCTGACGCAGTTTTATCACCTCGAGGTGGAATACTGGCCGATCCTTGACCCCACCGGCATGGGGGATAACCGCGACGCGCGGCTGGCTCTTTATCGGCAGGCCCGCGACCAGATCCGCAACCGGCTCATCGCCCGTTTCGGCCCGGCAATGGAGTGA
- a CDS encoding UPF0262 family protein yields MSRIAEIKLDDAGLPVPTPEIEQERRVAMFDLLEDNTFAMIARDGREVPPGPYTLDLSIRDRRLVFDLRDVDSGVDGAFHLSLGPFRQVVKDYFQICESYFDAVKSLPPSQIETIDMARRGIHNEGARVLQERLEGKAEVDIDTARRLFTLICVLHFGG; encoded by the coding sequence ATGAGCCGGATTGCCGAGATCAAACTTGATGACGCGGGCCTGCCCGTGCCCACGCCAGAGATCGAACAGGAACGCCGCGTGGCGATGTTTGATCTGCTGGAAGACAACACATTTGCTATGATCGCGCGGGACGGGCGCGAAGTCCCACCGGGGCCCTACACCCTTGATCTGTCAATCCGTGACCGGCGGCTGGTGTTCGATCTGCGCGATGTGGACAGTGGCGTCGACGGCGCCTTTCATCTGTCGCTTGGTCCGTTTCGGCAGGTCGTCAAAGACTATTTTCAAATCTGCGAAAGCTACTTTGACGCGGTCAAATCCCTGCCGCCCAGCCAGATTGAGACGATCGACATGGCCCGCCGCGGCATCCACAACGAAGGCGCGCGCGTGCTTCAGGAACGGCTAGAGGGCAAGGCAGAAGTCGATATCGACACCGCCCGCCGCCTGTTTACGTTGATCTGCGTGCTGCACTTCGGGGGCTAA